One Aciduliprofundum boonei T469 genomic region harbors:
- the ribH gene encoding 6,7-dimethyl-8-ribityllumazine synthase, giving the protein MEKINLGIVVSEYNYDITMMMLERAKEHAEFLGADVKYVLKAPGTFDIPLLVRKLLEKKDVDAVVTLGAVIEGETEHDEIVMQNAARKIEDLSVEFGKPVTLGISGPGESRLQAEARIEKARDAVEAAIKLVKRLRDIS; this is encoded by the coding sequence ATGGAAAAGATAAATTTGGGAATAGTCGTTAGCGAGTACAACTACGATATAACTATGATGATGCTTGAGCGTGCTAAAGAGCATGCGGAGTTTTTAGGTGCAGATGTAAAGTATGTGCTAAAAGCTCCAGGTACATTTGACATACCGCTTCTCGTAAGAAAATTACTGGAGAAGAAGGATGTAGATGCAGTTGTAACCCTTGGTGCAGTTATTGAAGGTGAGACGGAGCATGATGAGATTGTTATGCAAAATGCAGCTAGAAAGATTGAGGATCTGAGCGTAGAATTCGGAAAACCTGTAACACTGGGCATATCAGGGCCAGGAGAATCAAGATTACAGGCTGAAGCACGCATAGAGAAAGCAAGAGATGCTGTGGAAGCCGCTATCAAGCTTGTCAAGAGATTGAGGGATATTAGCTAA
- a CDS encoding ATP-binding protein: MKLTIPEKILIHLYHFRKYNDRYDYPFDMTQQGIAKSIGISVTHVPRNMKKLEEEGFVEIKKGHVQGKKKRVTIYLLTSAGIMKAKELVQKIENKEIKINEKYVKIGEIQKTTGKSLIEILRAIERGEKIEIMMGKRVVFKEVAIEREVFIDREKELKAMEKWYTKGKILAIIGPRGIGKTALVLEFISMEKISSNLVWFNIYEGRKWGSIKEVIENLFERREILEILRESPTLLIFDNYYMVDDDFVDAMKSLTVENIGKSKIIVTMPSSTPFYNRFYSMRDVERGAVMEINLEPLPMEEARKLLPHVREDAFKRIYQLTNGNTRLLCLLARGELTKDKDIPLTPETIHLLNYLASQKI, translated from the coding sequence ATGAAGCTTACCATACCAGAGAAGATACTGATTCATCTTTATCATTTCAGGAAATATAACGATAGATATGACTATCCCTTCGATATGACACAGCAGGGTATCGCTAAGAGCATAGGAATATCTGTGACCCATGTGCCAAGAAATATGAAAAAATTGGAGGAGGAAGGATTTGTAGAGATAAAAAAAGGGCATGTGCAAGGAAAAAAGAAGAGAGTCACCATTTATTTACTCACTTCCGCAGGTATAATGAAGGCAAAGGAATTGGTACAAAAAATTGAAAATAAGGAGATAAAGATAAATGAGAAATATGTGAAGATAGGTGAGATCCAGAAGACCACGGGAAAATCTTTAATTGAAATTCTGAGAGCAATTGAGAGAGGGGAAAAAATAGAGATTATGATGGGAAAGAGGGTAGTATTCAAGGAAGTTGCAATTGAGAGGGAAGTATTTATAGACAGAGAAAAAGAATTAAAAGCAATGGAAAAATGGTATACCAAAGGAAAAATACTAGCAATAATAGGGCCAAGAGGAATAGGAAAAACCGCATTAGTTCTTGAATTTATAAGCATGGAGAAAATATCCTCGAACTTGGTATGGTTCAATATATACGAGGGAAGGAAATGGGGTTCAATCAAAGAGGTAATTGAAAATCTCTTTGAAAGGAGAGAAATTTTAGAAATTTTGAGAGAGAGCCCCACACTACTGATTTTTGACAATTATTACATGGTGGATGATGATTTTGTAGATGCAATGAAATCCCTAACTGTTGAAAATATAGGGAAGAGCAAGATAATCGTAACCATGCCTTCATCTACACCCTTCTACAATCGCTTTTATTCCATGCGAGATGTAGAAAGAGGTGCTGTTATGGAGATAAATTTAGAGCCTCTCCCCATGGAGGAAGCTAGAAAATTATTACCCCATGTGAGAGAGGATGCTTTTAAAAGGATATATCAACTCACCAACGGAAATACTCGCCTTCTGTGTCTTCTGGCTAGAGGAGAGTTGACAAAGGATAAAGATATACCTTTAACCCCCGAAACAATACATCTTTTAAACTACCTTGCTTCTCAAAAGATTTAA
- the ribB gene encoding 3,4-dihydroxy-2-butanone-4-phosphate synthase yields the protein MIEEAIEALKRGDFIFIFDGEGREEETDIVIASQFITPEKIRFMRREGGGLICTTLPKNYADKIGLPYLHEIFQRSGYPIFKYLTPKVRYDTMPSFSITINHRDNFTGIPDKDRAKTIKEFAEFLNKIEKIEKPMKEFGEEFISPGHVHLLISSGLEKRRGHTELSTAIVSMAGLIPSATIVEILAKDGNSMSKEDAMKFADEQGIIFLEGKDILDAWYKWSE from the coding sequence GTGATTGAAGAGGCTATAGAGGCACTTAAGCGTGGAGATTTCATATTCATATTTGACGGTGAGGGAAGAGAGGAGGAGACGGATATAGTCATCGCCTCTCAGTTTATAACTCCTGAGAAAATAAGATTTATGCGCAGGGAAGGTGGAGGACTCATATGCACTACCCTTCCAAAGAATTATGCGGATAAAATCGGCTTACCGTACCTGCATGAGATATTTCAAAGGAGCGGATATCCAATATTCAAGTACTTGACTCCAAAGGTCAGATACGACACTATGCCCTCCTTCTCCATCACGATAAATCACAGGGACAATTTTACAGGCATACCTGACAAGGATCGGGCAAAAACGATAAAAGAATTTGCAGAATTCTTAAATAAAATTGAAAAAATAGAAAAGCCAATGAAGGAATTTGGAGAAGAGTTCATATCCCCGGGACATGTGCATCTCCTCATATCCTCAGGATTGGAAAAGAGGCGAGGTCATACGGAATTATCCACAGCCATTGTGAGTATGGCAGGGCTCATTCCCTCGGCTACCATTGTAGAAATTCTTGCAAAAGATGGAAATTCGATGAGTAAAGAAGATGCAATGAAGTTTGCAGATGAGCAGGGAATAATATTTTTAGAGGGAAAAGATATTTTGGATGCGTGGTACAAATGGTCAGAGTGA
- a CDS encoding radical SAM protein — MKYIEIYVKNALAKSKLENTLYALNPYIGCEHRCVYCYAPHVLHINLEEWNSVVYVKRNIPTVLNKELKKKEGLITIGTVTDAYQPAEKKYKITRRCLEVLNKHRRKISILTKSSLILRDKDIIKDMDAEIGVTLTTLDDEKRRKIEPYASSVDERLEVLREFSKTNRTYAFIGPIFPDLIMPHLRDLMQILEDIGVSYVIFDKFRMKKGMKIPESLKDNTNYWTLKREIYRIVRNFTIPFYFGW; from the coding sequence TTGAAATATATTGAAATCTATGTGAAAAATGCATTAGCAAAATCAAAATTGGAAAATACGCTGTATGCTCTCAATCCCTACATTGGATGCGAGCATCGCTGCGTATACTGCTATGCCCCCCATGTCCTACATATAAATTTAGAAGAGTGGAATAGTGTGGTGTATGTGAAAAGAAATATTCCAACTGTTCTTAATAAAGAACTGAAGAAGAAAGAAGGACTCATAACTATAGGAACAGTCACCGATGCTTATCAACCAGCAGAGAAAAAATACAAAATAACGAGAAGATGTTTAGAAGTGCTAAATAAGCATAGGAGAAAAATATCGATTCTAACTAAATCATCCCTCATCTTAAGGGATAAAGATATCATAAAGGATATGGATGCGGAGATAGGAGTAACACTCACAACTCTGGATGATGAAAAAAGAAGAAAGATTGAGCCATATGCATCTTCAGTAGATGAGAGATTGGAGGTATTGAGAGAGTTTTCAAAAACCAATAGAACCTATGCATTCATAGGTCCCATATTTCCGGATTTAATAATGCCACATTTAAGAGATCTTATGCAAATCCTTGAAGATATCGGAGTCTCTTATGTGATCTTTGATAAATTTAGAATGAAAAAAGGTATGAAAATCCCAGAATCGCTTAAGGATAATACAAATTACTGGACATTAAAGAGAGAAATCTACAGGATCGTTAGAAATTTTACCATTCCATTTTATTTCGGCTGGTAA
- the ribC gene encoding riboflavin synthase, with protein MRRIGIVDTTFARYDMGSTAEDELRKMGTGFKIIRRTVPGVKDLPVAAKKLIEEEGCDIVIALGMPGPKPIDKQCAHEASQGLIMAQLLTNTHIIEVFVHEDEAKDEKELAWLADRRAREHAQNAYWLLFKPEKLRKMAGTGQRQGFEDVGPIEGKSGMRH; from the coding sequence ATGCGAAGGATAGGAATAGTTGATACCACATTCGCCCGCTACGATATGGGCTCTACTGCCGAGGATGAGCTTCGCAAAATGGGTACGGGATTTAAGATTATACGGCGTACAGTTCCTGGTGTGAAAGATTTGCCAGTGGCTGCAAAAAAGCTAATTGAGGAGGAGGGCTGTGATATTGTTATCGCTTTAGGTATGCCTGGACCAAAACCGATTGACAAGCAATGTGCCCATGAAGCTTCCCAGGGACTGATAATGGCACAATTACTTACCAATACGCACATAATTGAAGTGTTTGTGCATGAGGATGAGGCAAAGGATGAGAAAGAGCTTGCCTGGCTTGCAGATAGGAGAGCTAGGGAGCATGCGCAAAATGCCTACTGGCTTCTCTTCAAGCCCGAAAAGCTTAGAAAGATGGCTGGGACCGGGCAGAGACAAGGATTTGAAGATGTAGGACCAATTGAAGGTAAATCTGGAATGAGGCATTAG
- a CDS encoding DNA topoisomerase VI subunit B: MGIAHRMAKKQREISVAEFFEKNKQILGFDSLTKALVVSVKEAVDNSLDACEEAEILPDIYVEIQNVSKDEYKIIVEDNGPGIIRRNIPLVFGKLLYGSRFHAIRQSRGQQGIGISAVVLYGQLTTGKPTRVISKIKEEEVAYEVLLTIDTKKNEPRVIKEIPKIWDREQGTRIEISIRARYVRGKQSVYEYLQQTAIVNPHAQITFVEPDGKKTIFKRATDKLPPPTREIKPHPHGIELGELLNMARNTKTYRLTSFLTNEFSRVSPKITEEICKKAYLYGDMRPQELSIEEAKRLLEAFKKVKLMAPPTDCLSPIGETLIKKGLKNVLGSLRPSFYAQPVTRTPKVYSGNPFVVEVGLVYGGELPKDQPVRILRFANRVPLLYQQGACVTTKAISSVDWRRYGLEQRGGQGIPVGPAIILVHVASTRVPFTSEAKEAIADVPEIREEIELALKSLGRQLRLYNVKKERKSKMTEKFFLVNKLLPEIARKSAEIVEKPIPPLEPVISKIMNVVWIDESVEKEEDKIKVNVRVANFTSKHQKFVLYGDYPLGNLIDTDGIAEEDYVKWDVDIEPVSYRHFYFTLKDADKYGETNYYVEGISPNIVIGAEPLPGDWNIKLSEIEEIVEDEDMENGEDVEEEFEVIDDE; the protein is encoded by the coding sequence ATGGGTATTGCACACAGGATGGCAAAGAAGCAGAGGGAGATTAGCGTAGCAGAATTCTTTGAAAAGAACAAGCAGATTTTGGGTTTTGATTCCTTAACTAAAGCTTTAGTTGTGAGTGTAAAAGAGGCTGTTGATAATTCCTTAGATGCATGCGAAGAGGCTGAAATTTTGCCAGATATTTATGTTGAGATTCAAAATGTCAGTAAGGATGAGTATAAGATAATTGTGGAGGATAATGGTCCCGGCATAATTCGCCGCAATATTCCCCTTGTTTTTGGTAAGCTGCTCTATGGTTCAAGGTTCCATGCTATAAGACAGAGCAGGGGGCAGCAGGGCATAGGCATAAGTGCCGTAGTGCTGTATGGGCAGCTCACCACAGGCAAGCCCACAAGAGTAATATCCAAGATAAAAGAAGAAGAGGTGGCGTATGAGGTTTTGCTCACAATTGATACGAAGAAAAATGAGCCAAGGGTGATAAAGGAAATTCCAAAAATATGGGATAGAGAGCAAGGAACGAGAATTGAAATAAGTATTCGAGCCAGATATGTGAGGGGTAAGCAGAGTGTTTATGAATATCTGCAACAAACGGCTATTGTAAACCCACATGCTCAAATAACATTTGTAGAGCCGGATGGTAAGAAAACGATATTTAAAAGGGCCACAGATAAGCTTCCCCCACCAACAAGGGAGATAAAACCGCACCCTCATGGTATAGAACTGGGTGAACTTTTGAATATGGCAAGAAATACAAAGACCTATCGACTCACATCGTTTCTCACAAATGAATTCTCAAGGGTTAGCCCCAAGATTACTGAGGAGATTTGCAAAAAAGCATATTTATATGGGGATATGCGCCCTCAAGAACTGAGTATTGAAGAGGCAAAGAGATTGCTTGAAGCTTTCAAAAAAGTGAAACTAATGGCTCCACCAACGGATTGCCTCTCTCCCATAGGAGAAACTTTAATAAAGAAAGGCCTGAAAAATGTGCTTGGCTCTCTGCGTCCAAGTTTCTATGCCCAGCCTGTAACACGTACTCCAAAAGTTTACAGTGGTAACCCATTTGTGGTTGAGGTAGGATTGGTTTATGGGGGTGAATTGCCAAAAGACCAACCTGTCAGAATTTTAAGATTCGCCAATCGAGTGCCGCTACTTTATCAGCAGGGAGCATGCGTAACAACAAAGGCAATTAGCAGTGTGGACTGGCGCCGTTATGGTTTAGAGCAGCGTGGAGGACAAGGTATACCAGTTGGTCCTGCCATAATCCTTGTGCATGTGGCCTCTACCCGCGTACCATTCACCTCAGAGGCAAAGGAGGCAATAGCGGATGTACCTGAGATTAGAGAGGAGATAGAGCTTGCCTTAAAATCATTGGGTAGACAGCTCAGACTTTACAATGTAAAGAAGGAGCGCAAAAGTAAGATGACTGAGAAGTTTTTCCTTGTAAACAAGCTTCTTCCCGAGATAGCAAGAAAGAGTGCAGAGATTGTGGAAAAGCCCATACCTCCATTGGAGCCAGTTATATCGAAGATTATGAATGTAGTATGGATTGATGAGAGTGTAGAAAAAGAAGAGGATAAAATAAAGGTTAATGTGCGTGTTGCAAATTTCACATCTAAGCATCAAAAATTTGTGCTTTACGGGGACTACCCATTGGGTAATTTAATTGATACAGATGGTATTGCAGAGGAAGATTATGTTAAATGGGATGTTGATATTGAGCCCGTATCTTACAGGCATTTTTATTTCACTCTTAAAGATGCTGATAAGTATGGAGAGACAAATTATTATGTGGAAGGTATAAGTCCTAATATCGTTATAGGTGCTGAGCCCTTGCCAGGAGATTGGAACATAAAGCTCAGCGAGATTGAAGAGATAGTAGAGGATGAGGATATGGAAAATGGTGAAGATGTGGAAGAGGAGTTTGAGGTGATTGATGATGAGTAG
- a CDS encoding ammonium transporter codes for MGFNPGDTGFMLVATSLVMLMTPGLAFFYGGLVGRKNVLTIMAESFVSLGWTTVLWVLFGFTMAFGPDVAGIVGGPKYLLLQGITMNTPSPINPGVPMWVFVAYQMMFAIITPALITGAFADRVRFKAWMIFLTLWLIFVYFPLVHLVWGGGLFAQWGVHDFAGGIVVHASAGFAALAAVFYVGRRRIIHKGPHSIPLVALGTALLWFGWYGFNAGSEFGVNSITTIAFLNTDIAASFAAITWLILSVLLEGKPKILGMLTGAVAGLATITPMAGYVTTQVAMLTGIVASLVAYVAVWFKNKKGWDDSLDVWGVHGIGGFTGVILLGLFSTLAVNAGGANGLFYGNPHFFLVELAAVSITVVYTFLFTYGALWLIDRITPVRVSLEEEKEGLDEAEIGEQAYLTE; via the coding sequence ATGGGATTTAATCCAGGAGATACGGGATTTATGCTCGTTGCTACGAGCTTAGTGATGCTAATGACACCCGGACTTGCATTCTTCTATGGTGGACTTGTAGGAAGAAAGAATGTTCTAACAATAATGGCTGAAAGCTTTGTTTCTTTAGGTTGGACAACGGTTCTATGGGTTCTTTTTGGCTTCACTATGGCCTTTGGGCCTGATGTTGCAGGAATTGTAGGAGGTCCAAAGTATTTGCTATTACAAGGAATTACAATGAACACACCATCACCTATAAATCCAGGAGTGCCAATGTGGGTTTTCGTAGCATACCAGATGATGTTTGCAATAATCACACCTGCTCTAATAACTGGAGCTTTTGCAGACCGTGTGAGGTTTAAAGCATGGATGATATTTCTAACTCTCTGGCTAATATTCGTGTATTTTCCCTTAGTGCATCTTGTCTGGGGTGGTGGCCTATTTGCCCAGTGGGGCGTCCATGATTTTGCAGGAGGTATAGTCGTACATGCTTCTGCGGGCTTTGCAGCTCTAGCGGCGGTGTTCTATGTGGGAAGAAGAAGGATTATACACAAAGGACCTCATAGCATTCCTCTAGTTGCTCTTGGTACTGCGCTTCTGTGGTTTGGATGGTATGGATTCAATGCAGGAAGTGAATTTGGAGTAAATAGTATAACAACCATCGCATTTCTCAACACAGATATAGCAGCATCGTTTGCTGCAATAACATGGCTCATTCTATCCGTTCTACTTGAAGGAAAGCCAAAGATACTTGGAATGCTCACTGGTGCTGTTGCAGGACTGGCAACAATTACACCAATGGCAGGCTATGTAACCACACAGGTAGCTATGCTTACGGGTATAGTTGCTTCTCTTGTTGCTTATGTAGCAGTTTGGTTTAAAAACAAGAAAGGCTGGGATGATTCTCTTGATGTTTGGGGCGTTCATGGAATCGGTGGATTTACTGGAGTTATACTTTTAGGACTCTTCTCTACGCTTGCTGTGAATGCAGGAGGTGCAAACGGTTTATTCTATGGTAACCCACATTTCTTCTTGGTTGAACTGGCTGCAGTGAGTATTACAGTGGTTTATACCTTCTTATTTACATATGGAGCGCTATGGCTTATTGATAGAATAACTCCAGTGCGTGTATCATTAGAGGAAGAAAAAGAAGGTCTAGATGAAGCAGAAATTGGTGAGCAGGCGTATCTTACCGAATAA
- a CDS encoding adenylyltransferase/cytidyltransferase family protein — MVRVMATGVFDILHPGHVLFLREARKLGDELVVVVARDSTVERLKHKPIMNEDIRRFMVESLKPVDRAVLGHKDDMYKTVEDVRPDIIVLGYDQKFDEKEIEEECRKRGIKVKVVRLKKYGDSDLNGTRKIIFKIVDRVDDLYAKDRNS; from the coding sequence ATGGTCAGAGTGATGGCTACAGGGGTATTCGACATCTTACATCCTGGGCATGTGCTCTTTCTTCGAGAAGCGAGGAAGCTTGGTGACGAGCTTGTGGTCGTGGTTGCTAGGGATTCCACAGTGGAAAGATTAAAGCATAAGCCCATAATGAACGAAGATATTAGGAGATTTATGGTTGAATCTTTAAAGCCCGTAGATAGGGCTGTTCTCGGACATAAGGACGATATGTACAAAACTGTGGAAGATGTCAGACCAGACATAATAGTTTTAGGATACGACCAGAAATTCGATGAGAAGGAAATTGAAGAAGAGTGCAGGAAGCGAGGTATTAAAGTCAAGGTTGTGCGTCTAAAAAAATATGGTGATAGCGATTTAAACGGAACAAGAAAGATAATATTTAAAATCGTGGATAGAGTGGATGATTTATATGCGAAGGATAGGAATAGTTGA
- a CDS encoding ATP-binding protein — translation MVGQIIGGNYGEILIRQKNGERIELGELLVADDILLQVVDLEYGSLMENRDLARMSGMQLEGYGATEIHEKEVRNFILVRAKPVFDLNKKGITKHLPEFFKILRRANAQDFDFLEKPENPMYLGKIRSGSKVLDVPVYLDGKKVLTHHILIPATTGRGKSNLVKVILWSLVNKDYAGILVLDAHNEYYSYKLNGKNYGLKEHPEAKGNVIYYSINPPLGERALKINIKLVRPWHLREIIEFTPAQEDALYLFYKEWGDEWIKMLFSNEPIKGVGETTRAVIQRKVKVALEIDMNDYGELYERGKIFSINEGESTIKDICTYLEEGKIVIVDTSSLSQNLEILISSMIMNEVFARYKRYKENGELDNKPVISVVIEEAPRVLGEGKSTIFGTIAREGRKFKIGIIAITQLSSVIPREILANLNTKIILGNEMSSERKAVISSAAQDLSKDDKMIASLDKGEAIVSSIFTKFAIPIQIERFEELVDKARKEKKPKTLKFFG, via the coding sequence ATGGTTGGACAGATTATTGGTGGAAATTATGGGGAGATACTTATAAGGCAGAAAAATGGAGAGAGGATTGAACTTGGAGAATTGTTGGTTGCTGATGATATACTGCTTCAAGTGGTTGACTTAGAATATGGAAGTTTGATGGAGAACAGAGACTTGGCTAGAATGAGTGGTATGCAGCTCGAAGGATATGGTGCAACTGAAATACATGAGAAGGAGGTGAGGAACTTTATACTTGTTCGTGCCAAACCCGTGTTTGATTTGAATAAAAAAGGCATAACAAAGCACCTTCCGGAATTTTTCAAAATATTAAGACGAGCCAATGCCCAAGATTTTGATTTTCTAGAAAAACCGGAAAATCCTATGTATCTGGGAAAGATAAGAAGCGGTTCTAAGGTTCTTGATGTGCCCGTTTACCTTGATGGAAAGAAAGTGCTAACGCATCACATTTTAATCCCTGCCACAACAGGTAGGGGAAAGAGTAATCTTGTCAAAGTTATACTCTGGAGCCTTGTAAACAAAGATTATGCAGGAATCCTCGTTTTGGATGCTCATAACGAGTACTACTCTTATAAACTAAATGGAAAAAATTACGGGCTCAAAGAGCATCCTGAGGCAAAGGGAAATGTTATTTATTACTCTATTAACCCACCCCTTGGCGAGAGGGCACTAAAAATAAATATAAAACTCGTGAGACCGTGGCATTTAAGGGAAATTATAGAGTTCACCCCCGCCCAAGAAGATGCCCTGTATCTATTTTACAAAGAGTGGGGTGATGAATGGATAAAAATGCTATTTTCCAATGAGCCAATTAAAGGAGTAGGCGAAACCACCAGGGCCGTAATTCAAAGAAAGGTTAAAGTTGCACTGGAGATTGATATGAACGATTATGGAGAACTCTACGAAAGAGGAAAAATATTTTCAATTAATGAGGGGGAAAGCACAATAAAAGACATCTGCACTTATCTGGAAGAGGGAAAAATAGTGATAGTTGATACATCCTCTCTCTCCCAAAATCTTGAGATCCTCATATCAAGCATGATAATGAATGAAGTATTTGCAAGGTATAAAAGGTACAAAGAAAATGGTGAACTTGACAATAAGCCAGTTATATCTGTTGTTATAGAAGAAGCACCAAGAGTTCTGGGTGAAGGAAAGAGCACAATATTTGGTACCATTGCGAGAGAGGGGAGAAAGTTTAAAATTGGAATAATAGCAATAACTCAACTATCATCGGTCATACCTCGTGAGATTCTTGCAAATCTAAACACTAAAATTATTTTGGGCAATGAAATGAGTTCTGAGAGAAAAGCAGTTATAAGCTCTGCTGCTCAGGATCTAAGCAAGGATGACAAGATGATTGCTTCTCTGGATAAGGGTGAGGCGATAGTGAGCAGTATATTCACAAAATTTGCCATCCCGATTCAGATTGAAAGGTTTGAAGAGCTTGTGGATAAAGCAAGAAAGGAGAAAAAACCCAAAACTCTCAAATTTTTCGGATAA
- a CDS encoding DNA topoisomerase IV subunit A, protein MSSEESLKRLYQIAEDIYEDLVRGEIPKMKLAARNRSNIVFNTRYGVWKYGDSKITRSAKKLDGAYMLLRTLYVMEFIKEMIRDKKSSTLREMYYISEGWGLAKFHTQDESNKLAEDLEVITGYLREDFKLRPEEDGASVIGNITVEEINRKGKPMRINCRDDVGDSGYLIPYNVEKEKLKFVDVDADFVIGIETGGMFDRLVENGFDEKARAILVHIKGQPARSTRRLLKRMNEELGLPVVIFTDGDPWSFRIFASIAYGAIKTAHISEYLATPTAEFVGITASDILNYDLPTDKLNDRDIAALQSELKDPRFQTPFWTEEIKLMLKIKKKAEQQSLAKYGLDYVTDTYLPEKLTELGVMS, encoded by the coding sequence ATGAGTAGCGAGGAATCATTAAAGAGACTATATCAAATTGCAGAGGACATCTATGAAGATTTAGTTAGAGGAGAGATTCCAAAGATGAAACTCGCAGCAAGGAATAGAAGCAATATCGTATTCAACACTCGCTATGGAGTTTGGAAATATGGAGATTCTAAGATAACAAGGAGCGCGAAGAAATTAGATGGCGCTTATATGCTTCTTCGCACCCTGTATGTTATGGAATTCATAAAGGAAATGATAAGGGATAAAAAATCTTCCACGCTTAGAGAAATGTATTATATCTCTGAGGGTTGGGGCCTTGCAAAATTTCATACACAGGATGAGAGCAACAAACTTGCCGAAGACTTAGAAGTTATAACAGGATATCTGCGCGAGGATTTTAAGCTCCGGCCGGAGGAAGATGGAGCAAGTGTTATCGGAAATATAACGGTGGAGGAGATAAATCGCAAAGGCAAGCCAATGCGCATAAATTGTAGAGACGATGTTGGTGATAGTGGGTATTTAATACCTTATAATGTGGAGAAAGAGAAGTTGAAATTTGTGGATGTGGATGCAGATTTTGTTATAGGCATTGAAACAGGTGGTATGTTTGATCGTCTCGTGGAAAATGGATTTGACGAGAAAGCCCGGGCAATTTTAGTGCATATAAAGGGTCAGCCTGCAAGAAGCACGAGGAGATTACTAAAGAGAATGAACGAGGAACTGGGATTGCCAGTAGTAATATTCACCGATGGAGATCCATGGTCATTTAGAATATTCGCATCTATAGCCTATGGGGCCATAAAGACGGCTCATATAAGCGAGTACCTTGCAACACCTACAGCCGAGTTTGTTGGTATAACTGCCAGTGATATTTTAAATTACGATTTACCAACAGATAAGCTGAATGATAGGGATATTGCAGCATTGCAATCGGAACTCAAAGATCCTCGTTTTCAAACACCGTTTTGGACCGAAGAGATAAAATTGATGCTAAAAATAAAGAAGAAAGCAGAGCAACAGAGCTTGGCCAAATATGGACTGGATTATGTGACAGACACCTATCTACCTGAGAAGCTCACAGAGCTAGGGGTTATGTCTTAA